The Microcoleus sp. FACHB-831 sequence CAATAGGCAAAATGGGTAAGAGTTGTTGATTTTCCTACTCCACCCTTTAAATTGCTGAAGCAGATGGTGGTCATTTTTACTGCATTTTATTCCTGATTTATCTTACTGTATTTTGTTCCAATGATAGCCAACAGCTTGGTAGTTCTGGCTTTCTTTAATGCGGTTAGGCGGTAAAAATGTACAGTGACTTTTTAATTGTCGTGGAGAGATATTAGTGTCGTTAGCAAAGCTAGACTTAGCTGCTTTTGGGCTTGGAGCCAGGGTACGCAATAGACCTCCTGCATGACTCATGAGGCATGCAGGAGGTCTATTGATCACTCCCCCAAAACGTTTTTGTTGAGGAGAGTCGGTCGCCAATTTTATTGGTCTTGCAGGCTATAGACTTTAGCAGTTATTGCCAACCTTCTGGCGTTGCTTGCGCTTCAGTCCTGTTGCTATAAAACCAAACAAGCTCAGAGCGGCAAGGGTTCTCGGCTCAGGAACTGCTTTACTTTCTAGTGGTGGGGTACTGGCAGGAGGGCGGCGGAATAAGGTGCCTTGTTCAAAGCTGTATGCTAGCTTGATGAGTGTTGCCTCATCGTAGGCTCTCCCTAAAAACTCCAGACCGACAGGCAGGTCATCTTCCGTAAATCCAGCAGGAACCGTAATTGCCGGAAAGCCGGAAAATGGACTCAAACGATTGGCAGCACCGGATGCTAGCGGCTGATTAAAAATATTAGGTGGGCTAGCAACAGATGGATAAATCAGAGCATCTAAGCCCTCCAGTGCAGCTAACAATGAAGTTTGTGTCAAGGTCGGACGTTCTGTAATAATTTTCAAGTATTCAGGATCGAGTTCAGGCGGCATCCGATTGTTTCTAGCAATGTAGGATGCCTCAAAGTCTTTCAGATATAATCCACTATCAATAATGTCCCCTAAACTTGTCACGCCTGATGGAGGTACTGGTCGTTCTGCTAAAAAGGTATTGAGATCCCGTTTGAATTCAAAATTACTCAAGCTGGGAAACTCCAGTATTTGAGCCAGATTGGGGATTGTAACCTCTACAACTTTTGCCCCCAATGCTTTAATCGCATCAATTGCTGAGTTAATGACAGTTGTTGTTTTAATACTTTCAGGATTGGAATCTAAGCCAAAGAGATCGCGAACCACGCCAATCCGAGCACCTTGAAGACCATTTGGGTTAAGAAAATCCGTGTATTTGACGGGTGCTTTCTCGTTGTCAGTTACCGAATCATTAGGGTCAAACCCTGCCGTGATTTCCAGAGCGATCGCCGCATCTGCAACGCTGCGGGTCATAGGACCACCCACATCTTGAGTTAGGGCTAACGGAATAATCCCATCACGGCTAGAAAGCCCGATGGTTGGTCTAATTCCAACCAGGCTATTGAATGAAGATGGCACACGAATGGAACCTCCTGTGTCAGTCCCCATCCCAATTACACCAAAGTTAGCAGCGATCGCCGCTCCTGTACCACCACTAGACCCTCCCGCATTCCTGGCAAGGTCATAGGGATTGAGGGTTGTACCTCCTAATGAACTAACTGTAGTAAAGGAAAAAGCGAATTCAGATAAGTTTGATTTGGCAAGAATCAATCCACCAGATTCTCTCAATCGAGCAACTTGGAACGCATCCTGTCCCGTCTCATAGCCTTCTAGTGCCAGTGCTCCGGCTGTTGTAGGCATATCAAACGTTTCATAGTTGTCTTTGAGAATAATAGGAACACAGTGCAATGAACCCACGGGTCCCGACTGAGCATATCTGGCATCTAGATCAGCAGCGATCGCCAGAGCATTAGGATTAATACTGATAATTGCATTTAGAGCAGGACCCTGATCATCATAAGCTTGGATACGATTCAAGTAAGCTTGCGTAATGCTGGTACAACTTGTGCCAGAGCCTAACGCAGACTCAATACTACCCACAGTTGCTTCCTCTGGACGGAAAGACGCTGCACTAGCGATACCCGGTAGAAACACCAAAGCCAGGGTTTGCGAAGCAAGCGCAACAATTGTCTTTTTAATAGGTATAGATACCACCATAATTCCCCATCTAGAAAGGTTCTTTATCCAGCCCCACTAAAGCGCTAATGAGTAAGCTGGAATGCACTGAAGCTTTATATATTTGAAAGCACAGTAAGATTGCGGTGATATCCGATACAGACAGTACCAAAAATTTATCGAATCTTCATAAAGCAATTTAATACATGAAGCTTTAGTAAAGAGACTATCCAAGGGAATCTTGTTGTGCAAGTTAGTTCATTTCTACATTGAGAACACAGCGACCTACTGCTGTGCCATATTTACTATTGGTCACAGTAAAGTCTACCGCACTGCTCAATGCCGTCACGCGAATCTGTTCACCTGTTGAAGTTTGCCCTGTCCCTACTAATGCAAGAGTGTCAGTATTTTCTACAGTAATTTCAATGGTTTCTTTATAGTTACCCTGTAGAAAATTAGGAGCATCGTAAATTTTCAGCTCAAAGTGGTTAGAACTTCGATTTAGCAGCTCTACTGTGTAGGAACGGCTGACTCCTGACGCCTCACAAGACCAAACTGTTGCCTCCATATTTATGCTTGAGCTATTGCATCCTAATCCAGAAATAATCAGGGTGAGCAATAAAGCAATTTCTAAGCCCATTGAGCATTCTTCTTTCTTAAGCAGAATTGATCACAGCATCCGTGAAAGGGAGCCAAACAACGAAAAAGCTGAACTTAAAGAATACCGATCTAGACATCCACAGAACGCGTAACAGTTTCCGAATGAACATTCACCAGAGCTGTTTTTGTTACCAAACCGGGTAGCACTGCCTCAACTTGAGTTTTCTGATTTCTCCTCCGCGCTACCTGAATTGAGAGCATGCTGCTTCCTAAAAGGAGCAAAGCAGGAACCAAGCCGGGTTCAGGGACAGACTCATATTCAATTACCTCACCTGGTAAGGCTGGAACTAAGAGTGATGGACGGCGCTCCATCGTTGCTTGCTCAAATGCATAAGCTAGCCCTAGTAAGGTGGACTCATCATAAGGGCGTCCCGTAAACGAGAGAGTTACTGGCAAATTAGTTGAGCCAAACCCAGCGGGAACCGTGATATCAGGAAACCCCGTTGAGCTAGAAAGTTCAACCGGACGAGCTGGAGGAGATCCAGGGAAACTCTCGAAGGTTGGATCAATGGTTCCGCGCAACGGACGAGCAAACGTATTCAACGTAGGAAAAACAAAAGCATCCAGATCCAGAGAATTTAAGGTGTCCAGTAGCGTATTTCTGACAAAAGGAGTCAAAAATTCCGCCACATTGACATAATTTGGATCGGTAATACCTAGCGTAGTTGCTGATTGCCTTAGGGTGCCAAGTACGATAGAAGGGGTGTCAGACTCAGCAATTTCTGGAGTCTCCAGCACTGCAATGAGTTCTTCAATGGTTTTGGGATATTCAGAGTCGAGGGTAGCTAAATATTCCTCCAGGTATTTTTCTTGTTCAACAGGAATTGCTGTGCCATAAAGGCTGCTGGTGAGCGCCAAGAAATCAGTATCAAATGCAACGTCCACAGTTGTTGCGCCCAATCCCCGCATCAGATCCAACGCATCTTCTGTAATCTGCGTAATTTCTGGATCAATGCCATTGTCAATGCCCAAATAATTGCGTAAAACACCAAGGCGAGATCCTTTGAGGGCACCTTTATCAAGAAACTGTGTGTAGTCTGTGTAGAATTTATCCAGTTCAACATCAGGGGCAGCAATAGGCGTTTGAAAGCTGGGGTTGTTAGGATCAAATTCAACCATTACGCTCAATGCTGTGGCAGCATCAGTTAAATTCCGCGCCATCGGACCAATCATGTCTCTCGACAACACAAATGGAATGATGCCATCCAAGCTTACTAATCCGCGAGTTGGCCGGATGCAGGCTAAAGCTTGAAAAGAGCAAGGGGTACGAATTGAGCCACCTGTGTCACTGCCCGTGCCAAATACCGCAAAGTTAGCAGCGATTGCTGCTCCAGTGCCGCCACTAGAACCACCTGTTGAGCGATTGAAATTGTAAGGATTCAAGGTTGCACCACCAATGGAGCTATAGCCGGAGCCAGAAATAGCAAATTCATCCATTTCGGCTTTGCCCAGAATGATAGCTCCTGCCTCACGAAACTTTTGAACTACATAGGCATCATCTGGCGGTAGTGAACCCCTTAGGGCATCTGAACCACCTGTGGTGGGAATGCCAGAGGTATCGTGATTATCTTTGAGCAAGATTGGAATACCATGCAGAGGGCTACGTGCGCCATACAATTGGCGTTCAATATCCAATTCTCGGGCAGTTTCTAAAGCGTTGGGGTTGAGGGCAAGAACCGAGTTAATCATCGGGCCTGCATCATCATAGGTGGCAATGCGGTTGAGATAAAGCTGAACTAATTCTTCGGAGGTTAACGCACCGGAATCAAAGGCTTGATTAATTTTAGCAATCGAGGCTTCTTCTAGCCTAAAGACTGCGGCATTAACGGCTTCAGCAACAAAACACAGAAACGTGGTTGGGGCGGCGATCGCCACTACAGCAGTATGTCTAATACTTTTTAACACTCAATCCATCCTCTTAGGTAAATGCCATTGATTGAAGTGCAATCAATAGGCTGAATAAAGCCTTAAGCTTTAGGAATTTGTATTGTGAGTTAGCGGATATTTTCAAGGGGAGTTAGACAATACTGTTCTAAATCTTTGTTTGGTTCTGTCTCCGCTTCGCTCACCATCGTCGCCTGCATTGCTAGAGAAGCGATCGCCTTCATTGAATCTTGCATAGATGCTCCAGTTCCACTCCTGATCAAGACAATCGAAAGAACTACACCAACAGATGCATCACTAAAAATAGTGCGTGTGCGGATCTTTCATGTCTAAAGTTATGAGTTTCCCAAAGAAATAACTGTTCAATGAGATACAACCATTCAATATCTGGGAATGAGAGGGTAAGTAACTAGCCTGCTTGACTGAAAAAGCTTAGTTAGGAGCGTACTCAAAGGTGAGGATTGTGGACTCTATACGATAGGTACGCTAAGCATGCTGTTGACCAGAAGCAATGACCGGATGAGGGTTGCGATTACCAGAGAAGCGGATCGTCCGAATCACCTTCCATCCGTCTTGCAAAGCGGCTTTAATCCGTAAGCGCTATAGTTTGGCTCTTGTTCAGGTCAACTAAGAGCTTGCCGTAGGTTTGATGTTTACGTAGGCTCCTACAATTTTTACCCGGCACTTAGAGAATATTTAAAGAATTAGTAAATTCGATACAGATAAGAAGCGAAAAAAAGTGATAAACAATCCTCACAAAGAAACATACATTGTGGTGCAGGGTGAATATAGTGAGAAAAAGCAACATGGCTGCTAGTGTAGCTGTAATGATTGGTGTTTCTACATCACCATTCGCCGCACAGGCGGCTTCGTTGAGAGGGTCATCGGTAAATGTAGTAGAGTTAACGTCAGCTCAGATTCAGTTAGACCTAGCAGCCCAAAAGTATACTGTTCAAGACCTAGTAAGTTCTTACCAGGAACGAATTGACAAGTATAACCCACTCTACAATGCGTTTACTTACCTTAATCCTAATGCGTTGCAAGATGCAGCGGCAGCAGATGCTGTACTCTTGGCTAACAATGGTCAGATCCCAGACGGAAAGTTATTGTTCGGCGTACCGATTGTCATCAAAGATTCGATGAACGTTGCAGGTGTGCGAACAACAGGTGGATATAGTGGTTTTACGAGTGAGAATGGTGGGGTAGATATGATCCCACTGGAAGATTCACCGATCGTCGCGCGGTTGAAAGATGCAGGAGCAATTATTCTTGGAAAGACAAACCTACCAAGGTTTGCGCGAAGCGGATCAAATGCGAACACCAGTTATCTTGGTCCAACACTCAATTCCTACAATATTGATATAGTCCCAGGTGGTAGTAGTACAGGAACTGCAACAGCAGTATCAGCGAGTTTTGCTGCCGAAGGAACAGCTGAAGAAACAGGCGGGTCGATTCAAAATCCGGCAGGTGCCCAAGCCTTAGTTGGGATCAAGCCAACATTTGGGCTGGTTCCTACAAGTGGTGGGATTCCCCTGGCTGGCTCAACCCGTGATGTTTTTGGCCCTAATTCCAAGACAGTGACGGATGCAGCTAACTTTTTAACGGTAATTGCAGGGTATGATCCATCAGACCCAAACTCAGCAGTTGCAATTGGCAACATCCCGACAGAGGGATATGCTGCGGGGTTAGGAACTACATCCTTACAGGGAAAGCGATTTGGGCTTTTTGGTACAGGATTTAAAGATGTGGAACTAGCAGAGGAAACAAAATCTCTGTATGGTAACTCTATTTCAATCCTAAAGAATTTGGGAGCAGAGGTCGTAGAAGATCCGTTTGCAGGGACGAATTTCAATACTCTAGGTGCAACTTTTACCGCATATGGTGGCTCGAATACACCCTATGATTTGACGCAATGGTTGAAGACACTCGATCCAGCCCAGTCGCCCACGTCTGTAGCAGAATTTCAGAACATAACAGGGATTGATCTCCTAGCTGAAAGTGGACCGTTACTTGGAGCATTTACACCAATAAATGGTCTTGAAGAGTCAGTGAAACAGCCTAACGTTTTTCAGACTGATCTGGTGCAAAAGTTTATGGACGGACGGAAAACGATGCTGTCCCTATTCCAAACAGTACTAGCGGATAATAAGCTAGACGGGCTGTTCTTCCCACAACAGAGAAGTGAACCGGGACTATTGTTCGATGGGTCATACACTACTACCACCGTGCCAGAGATTAATTTGCTAGGAACACCCCAAGTGAATTTGCCTGGCGGATACTACGCTTCTGGAACTCCGTTTAGCGTAGCGTTTCTAGGGGATATGTTCAGCGAGGCAAGCTTGCTCAACTATGCTTATGCATTTGAACAGGAGACGAGATTCCGGAAGGCACCCAAATTAGTTCCCGAATCTAACCCTACTTCTGCCCTTCTAGCCCTCGGTGTCTTCAGTGCCATCGTTCCTTTACGTCGTCGCAAGAAGGTTTGAGAAACAGCCAAAGTATAGAGCCACAAGAGGTTAAATATTGATGGCTCTATACTCCCGATGCTGTACTAGCAGTCACCCTTCACTCTCCAAGCATTGTTCGTACCTGCAATCTCCAAAAGTTCCAATTAGAACCTGCAATGATTAGCCCGATTGTCAGGTTGCCATGCTTAATCGGGAAATTAAAACTACGTGTAAAAAAAGACGGGTATCGGTGGCTGGCGAAGGCGAGATATGAATGGTGGGATGAGTGTCGGATAAGCCAAAAAGAATTTGATCGAGCCTGCGCTTTACTTGAGCGAAAAGAGCTAATAGTCAGCCGAGTTTACAAATTTGACGGCAACCCGACCAAGCACCTGCGAGTGAATTGGGACAAATTTTTAGATTTACACCGAGAAGTGGTGCAGAATCCACCATCAAATCCGTATTCACCAAAATCAAATCAACAAAAAGCGGAAAATGGTTATTCCTCAAAAGGTAAAAACCATGCTGTGTCTATGTTTGACGGTCGTATTGACTCGGATGTTGCCAAAAATCAGATAAGACAGTCAGGAAAATCGTTATTACCGAAAGAGGAATTTGGTTATTCCTCAAAAGGTAATAACCAAATTGACGAAACCGGAATAAGGAAAATGACGAAAACGGAAGAACCTCTTACAGAGATTACGGTCATAGATTACT is a genomic window containing:
- a CDS encoding amidase family protein — its product is MVVSIPIKKTIVALASQTLALVFLPGIASAASFRPEEATVGSIESALGSGTSCTSITQAYLNRIQAYDDQGPALNAIISINPNALAIAADLDARYAQSGPVGSLHCVPIILKDNYETFDMPTTAGALALEGYETGQDAFQVARLRESGGLILAKSNLSEFAFSFTTVSSLGGTTLNPYDLARNAGGSSGGTGAAIAANFGVIGMGTDTGGSIRVPSSFNSLVGIRPTIGLSSRDGIIPLALTQDVGGPMTRSVADAAIALEITAGFDPNDSVTDNEKAPVKYTDFLNPNGLQGARIGVVRDLFGLDSNPESIKTTTVINSAIDAIKALGAKVVEVTIPNLAQILEFPSLSNFEFKRDLNTFLAERPVPPSGVTSLGDIIDSGLYLKDFEASYIARNNRMPPELDPEYLKIITERPTLTQTSLLAALEGLDALIYPSVASPPNIFNQPLASGAANRLSPFSGFPAITVPAGFTEDDLPVGLEFLGRAYDEATLIKLAYSFEQGTLFRRPPASTPPLESKAVPEPRTLAALSLFGFIATGLKRKQRQKVGNNC
- a CDS encoding amidase family protein; this translates as MLKSIRHTAVVAIAAPTTFLCFVAEAVNAAVFRLEEASIAKINQAFDSGALTSEELVQLYLNRIATYDDAGPMINSVLALNPNALETARELDIERQLYGARSPLHGIPILLKDNHDTSGIPTTGGSDALRGSLPPDDAYVVQKFREAGAIILGKAEMDEFAISGSGYSSIGGATLNPYNFNRSTGGSSGGTGAAIAANFAVFGTGSDTGGSIRTPCSFQALACIRPTRGLVSLDGIIPFVLSRDMIGPMARNLTDAATALSVMVEFDPNNPSFQTPIAAPDVELDKFYTDYTQFLDKGALKGSRLGVLRNYLGIDNGIDPEITQITEDALDLMRGLGATTVDVAFDTDFLALTSSLYGTAIPVEQEKYLEEYLATLDSEYPKTIEELIAVLETPEIAESDTPSIVLGTLRQSATTLGITDPNYVNVAEFLTPFVRNTLLDTLNSLDLDAFVFPTLNTFARPLRGTIDPTFESFPGSPPARPVELSSSTGFPDITVPAGFGSTNLPVTLSFTGRPYDESTLLGLAYAFEQATMERRPSLLVPALPGEVIEYESVPEPGLVPALLLLGSSMLSIQVARRRNQKTQVEAVLPGLVTKTALVNVHSETVTRSVDV
- a CDS encoding amidase, with protein sequence MAASVAVMIGVSTSPFAAQAASLRGSSVNVVELTSAQIQLDLAAQKYTVQDLVSSYQERIDKYNPLYNAFTYLNPNALQDAAAADAVLLANNGQIPDGKLLFGVPIVIKDSMNVAGVRTTGGYSGFTSENGGVDMIPLEDSPIVARLKDAGAIILGKTNLPRFARSGSNANTSYLGPTLNSYNIDIVPGGSSTGTATAVSASFAAEGTAEETGGSIQNPAGAQALVGIKPTFGLVPTSGGIPLAGSTRDVFGPNSKTVTDAANFLTVIAGYDPSDPNSAVAIGNIPTEGYAAGLGTTSLQGKRFGLFGTGFKDVELAEETKSLYGNSISILKNLGAEVVEDPFAGTNFNTLGATFTAYGGSNTPYDLTQWLKTLDPAQSPTSVAEFQNITGIDLLAESGPLLGAFTPINGLEESVKQPNVFQTDLVQKFMDGRKTMLSLFQTVLADNKLDGLFFPQQRSEPGLLFDGSYTTTTVPEINLLGTPQVNLPGGYYASGTPFSVAFLGDMFSEASLLNYAYAFEQETRFRKAPKLVPESNPTSALLALGVFSAIVPLRRRKKV